A region of Candidatus Obscuribacter sp. DNA encodes the following proteins:
- a CDS encoding protein kinase: MHAGNIHDGIDQKICLECNRQFTGIVKACPHDGAALVPLARDPMIGTCLMAKYDIIDVIGHGGMGVVYKGRQVLMERTVAIKMLQSQHIADSQSVQRFLREGKATCRMNHPNIITVYDFGITPQSGQPFIVMDYLQGLSLADQIKNDGQVSVERSINILTQATDALDHAHRAGVLHRDLKPSNIMLIDYEGERDYVKIVDFGVAQLIGAGGEQQRLTQMGEVCGSPVYMSPEQCQGLELDARSDIYSMGIVIYETLTGCLPILGKTMVETMSKHISEMPARFKESRPDLYIPERIEAVVFKAMAKDPANRHQTMAELCRDLDTAIPKAGKSQILRTDFPTMPGEEKSTAGGGKKTGIIIAAVAACLLLVAGIAGFTLMGRKETPKTATPVVTPANTATTTPAPNTGTATMTPATTPATNPATTPATSTTASTNPAGTTTSTTAAVPANTETTSTGATSGKPVAPRLTHVDDDVVKPIKRRKIRAAIAASRPAAASSASSSGSSSSSGGNGDRFKSLLKLKSF; this comes from the coding sequence GTGCACGCCGGAAACATACATGACGGCATAGACCAGAAAATTTGTCTGGAATGCAACCGGCAATTTACCGGTATTGTCAAAGCCTGCCCACATGATGGCGCAGCGCTTGTACCGCTGGCGCGCGATCCGATGATTGGTACTTGTCTTATGGCCAAGTACGACATTATTGATGTCATCGGTCATGGTGGCATGGGCGTAGTTTATAAAGGTCGTCAGGTCTTGATGGAGCGTACTGTCGCCATCAAGATGTTGCAGTCTCAGCACATTGCTGACTCTCAGTCAGTGCAGCGGTTTTTGCGCGAAGGTAAAGCTACCTGTCGCATGAATCACCCCAATATCATCACAGTCTATGACTTTGGTATTACACCGCAAAGTGGACAGCCATTTATCGTAATGGATTATTTGCAGGGGCTCTCACTTGCTGATCAAATCAAAAATGATGGTCAGGTCTCAGTCGAGCGCAGCATTAACATCCTCACTCAAGCTACCGACGCCCTCGATCATGCTCACCGGGCTGGTGTATTGCACCGCGACCTCAAGCCTAGCAATATCATGCTGATTGACTACGAAGGCGAAAGAGACTATGTCAAAATCGTGGACTTTGGTGTAGCTCAGCTCATTGGGGCTGGTGGCGAGCAACAGCGTCTGACTCAAATGGGCGAAGTCTGCGGCTCTCCTGTATATATGAGTCCTGAGCAATGTCAGGGGCTTGAGCTGGATGCCCGCTCCGATATTTATAGTATGGGTATCGTCATCTACGAAACCTTGACTGGCTGTCTACCTATATTAGGTAAGACCATGGTCGAGACGATGAGCAAGCACATCTCTGAGATGCCTGCGCGTTTTAAAGAATCTCGTCCTGACCTTTATATACCAGAGCGCATTGAAGCTGTGGTATTCAAGGCCATGGCAAAAGATCCTGCTAACAGACATCAGACCATGGCTGAGCTGTGTCGTGACCTTGACACTGCCATACCTAAGGCTGGCAAAAGCCAGATTTTACGTACAGACTTCCCCACTATGCCGGGCGAAGAAAAGAGTACTGCCGGTGGTGGCAAAAAGACTGGCATCATTATTGCTGCTGTAGCTGCCTGTCTATTGCTAGTGGCTGGTATCGCTGGCTTTACGCTGATGGGCCGCAAAGAGACCCCTAAGACTGCTACTCCTGTGGTGACACCGGCTAACACGGCTACTACCACTCCTGCTCCTAATACTGGCACTGCTACAATGACGCCTGCCACTACTCCTGCCACTAATCCTGCGACGACTCCTGCTACTTCCACAACTGCCTCGACCAATCCAGCTGGCACTACCACTAGTACCACAGCAGCTGTGCCAGCTAATACCGAAACCACCAGTACTGGCGCGACAAGCGGCAAGCCTGTTGCCCCTCGGCTTACTCATGTAGATGATGATGTGGTCAAGCCCATCAAGCGGCGCAAAATTAGAGCAGCAATCGCTGCTTCAAGACCGGCTGCTGCCAGCAGTGCCAGTAGCTCCGGCAGCTCTAGTAGCTCTGGTGGTAATGGCGATCGATTTAAGAGCCTACTCAAGCTCAAGAGTTTTTAG
- a CDS encoding BtpA/SgcQ family protein, with amino-acid sequence MFGKLCSLIGVIHVPALPGADSWQGSMEHLLDVSLKDARAYVEGGVDALIVENMHDVPYLLGNVEPESTAAMAVVAKAVKVATGLPLGIQLLAGANLESLAVALASGADFIRSEGFVFAHVGDEGLHQSCAATLIRRRAQLKANHIKIFVDIKKKHSSHAITSDITLEETAHAAEFFKADGMIVTGMRTGDAPSLAEIVHVKAAVKTPVMVGSGITDSNIASFAMSADSLIVGSFAKYDGIWQNAVDKSRVKVLADSLQSVNHERAVAAKTSTI; translated from the coding sequence ATGTTTGGCAAACTATGCAGCTTAATTGGTGTCATCCACGTACCGGCCTTGCCCGGTGCCGATAGCTGGCAGGGCTCAATGGAGCATCTACTGGATGTCTCGCTCAAAGACGCCAGAGCTTATGTCGAGGGCGGCGTCGATGCTCTGATAGTAGAAAACATGCATGATGTGCCCTATTTGCTTGGCAATGTCGAGCCAGAGAGTACTGCTGCCATGGCAGTGGTGGCAAAGGCAGTCAAAGTAGCTACTGGTCTGCCTCTGGGGATACAACTTTTAGCCGGTGCCAATCTCGAGAGCCTGGCAGTAGCGCTGGCGAGTGGTGCCGATTTCATTCGCTCAGAGGGTTTTGTATTTGCCCATGTTGGAGACGAGGGGCTGCATCAATCCTGCGCTGCCACGCTGATACGCAGACGAGCGCAACTCAAAGCCAATCACATAAAAATCTTTGTCGACATCAAAAAGAAGCACTCATCACATGCCATCACCAGTGATATCACACTAGAAGAGACAGCTCATGCCGCGGAGTTTTTTAAGGCTGATGGCATGATCGTAACTGGTATGCGTACAGGTGACGCGCCGAGCCTGGCTGAGATAGTGCATGTCAAAGCGGCAGTCAAGACACCAGTGATGGTAGGCTCAGGCATCACCGATAGCAATATCGCATCATTTGCCATGAGCGCAGACAGTCTCATCGTAGGCTCATTTGCCAAATATGATGGCATCTGGCAAAACGCCGTAGACAAAAGTCGGGTCAAAGTACTGGCTGACTCTCTCCAAAGCGTCAACCATGAGCGCGCTGTGGCAGCTAAAACTAGCACCATCTAG
- a CDS encoding cyclase family protein, whose translation MSQSIISYQSIIDISQPISTSTACFPGDTPFSKQVTVSFDQSKVINLTAFTMSPHVGSHADAPVHIKGSLPGDDTTAGAMHLDAFIGPVLVIDCATTREPVTKSMVEPYLSKHPEVKRVLLRTLDKVEADAFESDYAYIATDLASYLGENGIKLVGLDTPSVDHIRAKELATHKILDNYGLVWLENLDLSKVQAGLYQLIALPLKFMELEASPVRAVLLR comes from the coding sequence ATGTCTCAGTCAATAATTTCATACCAGAGCATTATCGATATTTCGCAACCGATATCGACAAGCACAGCTTGCTTCCCAGGTGATACACCATTTAGCAAGCAAGTGACTGTGAGCTTTGACCAGAGCAAAGTAATTAATCTCACAGCTTTTACCATGAGCCCCCATGTGGGCAGTCATGCCGATGCACCGGTACATATCAAAGGCTCGCTCCCCGGCGATGACACTACTGCTGGTGCAATGCATCTCGATGCTTTTATTGGACCAGTACTGGTGATTGATTGTGCCACCACCAGAGAGCCAGTGACAAAGAGTATGGTTGAGCCATACCTGAGCAAGCATCCTGAGGTCAAACGAGTCTTACTGCGCACTCTCGACAAAGTTGAAGCTGACGCCTTTGAGTCCGACTATGCATATATAGCAACAGATCTGGCCAGCTATCTGGGAGAGAATGGCATCAAACTGGTAGGTCTGGATACACCCTCGGTAGATCACATAAGAGCCAAAGAACTGGCCACTCATAAAATACTAGACAACTATGGTCTGGTCTGGCTCGAAAATCTAGATCTAAGCAAAGTGCAAGCCGGACTCTATCAGCTTATCGCCCTGCCGCTTAAATTTATGGAGCTAGAAGCCTCCCCTGTGCGTGCTGTTTTGCTAAGATAA
- a CDS encoding asparaginase — MDKNTQHQLPWQPLFTIERSNRAEVSVYGIVSVIEGTAQSSDLSLPLKSRYKTVLATGDTDYELWTRSLLKPWQLASHIDTLKRHYPDLKDEHFALFMASHSGEDCHLKALDEILAITKVSEDWLKCPQAKPVAAEMQQLKMEAKRRYHNCSGKHSSYLAALMAEHQPVDTYTDADRPHHQDLLRILSAIAGRAEQSFIHTTDGCQLPNYAMSTFELACSYQSLLMPVIDGLVFNNMPAKDDTFAKNMSHYHKLGQLMHEHPRLVSGDSRLDYKLMTNQYLPQDNGYVIAKEGADGLLGIGIKSAKYPYGAGLCIKLSSGFDKRHMELISKEIFKQLGLYQSGKDAKKSASDTIKTDHIKTNFHFELEQKLCLSQ, encoded by the coding sequence ATGGATAAAAACACACAACACCAATTACCCTGGCAGCCGCTATTTACTATCGAGCGCTCTAATCGCGCCGAAGTAAGCGTTTATGGCATAGTTAGCGTCATTGAAGGGACGGCACAATCGTCCGACCTCAGCCTGCCACTTAAAAGCAGGTACAAAACAGTGCTTGCCACTGGCGATACAGACTATGAGCTGTGGACTCGCTCACTGCTCAAACCCTGGCAACTGGCTTCGCATATCGACACGCTCAAAAGACATTATCCAGACCTTAAAGATGAGCACTTCGCCCTCTTTATGGCTTCTCATAGCGGTGAAGACTGCCATCTCAAAGCATTAGATGAAATCTTGGCGATTACAAAAGTCTCCGAAGACTGGCTCAAATGTCCGCAAGCCAAGCCAGTTGCAGCAGAGATGCAGCAATTAAAAATGGAAGCGAAGAGACGTTATCATAATTGCAGCGGCAAACACAGTAGTTATTTAGCAGCTCTGATGGCTGAGCATCAACCAGTCGATACTTATACCGATGCTGATAGACCACACCATCAAGATCTCTTGCGCATACTCTCAGCCATTGCCGGTCGAGCCGAGCAATCGTTTATCCATACCACTGACGGCTGCCAGCTGCCCAACTACGCCATGAGCACTTTTGAATTAGCTTGCAGCTATCAAAGTCTGCTTATGCCAGTAATTGATGGGCTGGTCTTTAATAACATGCCTGCAAAAGACGATACATTTGCCAAAAACATGAGTCACTACCATAAGCTCGGTCAACTGATGCACGAGCATCCCAGGCTGGTCTCTGGCGATAGCAGACTGGACTACAAACTGATGACCAATCAGTACTTGCCGCAAGACAATGGCTATGTCATTGCCAAAGAAGGTGCTGACGGACTGCTCGGAATCGGCATCAAGAGTGCCAAATATCCTTACGGAGCAGGACTCTGCATCAAGCTGTCGAGCGGTTTTGATAAACGTCATATGGAGCTAATTAGCAAAGAAATATTCAAACAGCTTGGTCTTTATCAAAGCGGCAAAGACGCTAAAAAGTCTGCCAGCGATACGATTAAAACGGACCATATCAAAACCAACTTTCATTTTGAACTTGAGCAAAAACTATGTCTCAGTCAATAA
- a CDS encoding RidA family protein produces the protein MQKLAVNPGQASPSPLGAYSHAVRVGDLLFISGQGCRDPESGIERGLTFDSEGKVASYDIEAQTTGVLENLGAVLKAAGLSYSDVVDITVFLADMEDFSRYNKIYSKYFAQTPIPPARTTVQVARLPGRNFIEIKAIACFSKTEEK, from the coding sequence GTGCAAAAGCTTGCGGTCAATCCCGGACAGGCCTCTCCCAGCCCGCTGGGGGCTTATTCTCACGCCGTCAGGGTGGGTGATTTACTATTTATCTCCGGGCAAGGCTGTAGAGACCCCGAGAGCGGCATCGAGAGAGGTTTGACCTTTGACTCTGAGGGCAAAGTAGCAAGCTACGACATCGAAGCCCAGACCACTGGCGTGCTTGAAAACCTTGGCGCTGTCCTCAAAGCAGCTGGACTGAGCTATAGCGATGTGGTCGATATCACAGTCTTTTTGGCAGACATGGAAGACTTTAGTCGCTACAACAAAATCTATAGCAAATATTTTGCCCAGACTCCCATACCGCCTGCTCGTACAACGGTACAGGTGGCACGTTTACCGGGGCGTAACTTTATTGAGATTAAGGCGATTGCTTGTTTTAGCAAAACAGAGGAAAAATAA